A region of Apus apus isolate bApuApu2 chromosome 14, bApuApu2.pri.cur, whole genome shotgun sequence DNA encodes the following proteins:
- the LOC127390344 gene encoding parvalbumin, thymic CPV3: MSLTDILSPSDIAAALRDCQAPDSFSPKKFFQISGMSKKSSSQLKEIFRILDNDQSGFIEEDELKYFLQRFECGARVLTSSETKTFLATADHDGDGKIGAEEFQEMVQA, encoded by the exons ATGAGCCTTACAGACATTCTAAGCCCCTCTGatattgctgctgctctgcGGGACTGCCAAG ctcCAGATTCCTTTAGTCCCAAAAAATTCTTTCAGATCAGTGGGATGTCTAAAAAGAGCAGCAGTCAGCTCAAGGAGATCTTCCGGATTCTCGACAATGATCAAAGTGGCTTTATTGAAGAAGATGAACTCAA GTATTTTCTTCAGAGGTTTGAGTGTGGAGCCAGAGTGTTAACCAGCTCAGAAACCAAGACCTTCCTGGCCACTGCAGATCACGATGGGGATGGTAAAATTGGGGCTGAAG AATTCCAGGAAATGGTGCAGGCTTAG